Proteins encoded by one window of Cloeon dipterum chromosome 2, ieCloDipt1.1, whole genome shotgun sequence:
- the LOC135936957 gene encoding small ribosomal subunit protein uS12: MGKPRGLRTARKHVNHRRDQRWADKDYKKAHLGTRWKANPFGGASHAKGIVLEKVGVEAKQPNSAIRKCVRVQLIKNGKKITAFVPRDGCLNYIEENDEVMVAGFGRKGHAVGDIPGVRFKVVKVANVSLLALYKEKKERPRS; this comes from the exons ATGG GCAAGCCCAGAGGTTTAAGAACGGCGAGGAAGCACGTTAATCACCGCAGGGACCAGCGATGGGCTGATAAAGACTACAAAAAGGCTCACTTGGGCACAAGGTGGAAGGCCAATCCCTTCGGAGGCGCTTCTCACGCCAAGGGAATCGTCTTGGAGAAAGT TGGTGTAGAAGCCAAGCAGCCCAACTCTGCCATCCGCAAGTGCGTTAGGGTTCAGTTGATTAAGAACGGCAAGAAGATCACGGCCTTCGTGCCCAGGGATGGCTGCCTGAATTACATCGAGGAGAACGATGAGGTGATGGTGGCTGGATTCGGGCGTAAGGGCCACGCCGTCGGTGATATTCCCG GCGTCCGTTTCAAGGTGGTTAAGGTGGCTAACGTTTCGCTCTTGGCTTTGTACAAGGAGAAGAAGGAGCGACCTAGATCATAA